Within the Nocardioides aurantiacus genome, the region CGTAGGCGGTCCCGGCCTCGACCTGCCGCTGGAGCGAGACAGACTCCTCCGTAGACAGTGAGATGCGGACGTACAGAACGCACGTGCGAATCTTCTTCGGGCTCATTAGTCCTCGTCCTCCAGCACGGTGACGTTCCAGTAGGACAGGGCAGCCTCGATCTCCGCGAGCGGGGCATCCCAGTCAGGGTTGGTCAAGATGTTGCCTGCCAGGTAGTGCTCGCTGCTGAGGTCGAGCGCCTCGCTGCGGGTCAGGATCACGTCTCGCATCTGCGGTCTCCGGTTCCTTGCCCGCCGGCCGCGGGGTCGGACTTCAAGCGTACGGGTGACATTACTGGTTCCACTAGCGGCGGCACCGGGTCGGGCAAGACGACGCTGCTCAACGCGCTCCTGTCCGCGGTGGACCCCGCCGACCGGATCGTGCTGGTCGAGGACGCAGCCGAGCTCCGGCCCTCGCACGCGCACGTGGTCTCGCTCGAGGCGAGGCCGGCCAACATCGAGGGCGCGGGGGAGGTGACCCTGCGCACCCTGGTGCGGCAGGCGCTGCGGATGCGGCCCGACCGGCTCGTCGTGGGCGAGGTCCGCGGGGCCGAGGTCGTCGACATGCTCGCGGCGATGAACACCGGCCACGAGGGCGGCTGCGCGACCCTGCACGCCAACTCCGCCACCGACGTCCCGAGCCGGGTCGAGGCGCTGGCGCTGGCCGCCGGCCTCAGCCGGGAGGCGACCCACAGCCAGCTCCGCTCGGCCGTCGACGTCGTGGTGCACCTCGGTCGTGGCCGTGACGGTCGTCGCCGGGTCCGTGAGGTGGGTGTCGTCGGCGAGGGCGAGCGGGGCGTCGAGGTGCAGGTGGGGGTGGGGTTCGCCGACGATGGCCGGCTGCTGCCCGGGCCGGGCCTGGACCGCCTCACCGCACTGGTCGAGCCGTGAGCGGCTGGCCCGCTCCCGCCGCCGCGACCTGGTCGGTCGCCGTGGGGCCGGCGGGCCTGCTGGCGGTCGGCCTCGCCGCCGTGGCGGCCGCGCTGGCGTTCCGTCCCCGGGTCGTCCTCGACGCCCCGCGTGAGGCCCCCGGGCCGGTGGCGTCGCGGCTGGTGGTGGCGGCCGTGGGGCTGCTCGCGGCGGCCGCCTGGAGCTGGCTCGGTCCCCGACAGCTCGTGCTCGTCGGCCTGGGCCTGGCCGTGGCCGGGGCGACGGTGCGGTCGGTCCGCCGTGGACGGCGGCGGGCGGATGCCGACCGCCGCCGGGGCGAGGTGCTCGAGGTCTGCGAGGCGATGGCGGCCGACCTGGCGGCGGGCCAGCCGCCGGTCCGGGCGCTCGAACGTGCGGCCGACGAGTGGCCCGAGCTCGCACCGGTCGCCGTGGCGGCCCGGGTGGACGCTGACGTGCCGGGTGCGCTGCGGGCGGTCGGGCTCCTCGCCGGTGCAGGCGAGCTGCGCGGGGTCGCCGCCGCCTGGCAGGTGGCGCACGAGACCGGCTCGGGGCTGGCCCCGGCCATCGCCCAGGCGGCGTCCGCGGCCCGGGGCCGGCGGCGTACGTCGCGCCTGGTCGCCGCCGAGCTGGCCGGCGCCCGGGCCACGGCGCGCACCCTCGCGGCGCTGCCCGCCCTCGTCGCCCTGATGGCGATCGGGATCGGGACCGACCCCGTCGGGTTCCTCACCGGCACGACCGGGGGGCTGGTGTGCCTGACCCTCGGCCTGGGGCTCAGCTGGCTCGGCCTGGCGTGGCTGGAGCGCATCGGCGACCGGGTGCTGCGGTGACACCGGCCGCCGCGGTCGTGGTGGCCCTCCTCGTGGGGGCCTGCGTCCTGCTCGCGGCCCCGCCCCGGGCACTCGCGCTGCCGGCTCCGACAGGCACGGGGGGCCGGGCTTCCCGCGCCTCCGGCAGCGGGGACGAGCGCGCCCTCCTCGCCCGGCTGCGGGCGCCGCTCGCGTGCCTCGTCGCGCTCGGCGCCTGGGCGCTGCTGGGCGGGGTGGTCGGGACGGTCGCGGCCCCGGTGGCGGGAGCGGTCGCCTGGCGGGTGTTGGGCCGGGCCGAGGACCCGGCGCTGGCGCGACGGCGCGAGCGGCTCGACGAGGAGCTGCCGACGGGTGTCGACCTGCTCGCCGCCTGCCTCGACGCGGGAGCGGCGCCCGAGGCCGCGCTGGTGACGGTGGGTCGGGCGCTGGGCGGCCCGGTCGAGGAGGAGCTGCTGGCCGTGCACGCGCGGCTCGAGCTCGGTGTCGACCCCGCGACGGTGTGGCACGACCTCGCCTCCCATCCCCAGCTGGGGCCGCTGGGCCGCACCGTCGCGCGGGCGCACGACAGCGGCGCGTCGGTCGCGACGGCCGTGCGCGGCCTGGCCGCGGAGCTGCGCGAGCGCGCGGAGGCCGAGGTCGAGGCCCGCGCCCGGAGCATCGAGGTGAGCGCCGCCGCACCCCTCGGCCTGTGCCTGCTGCCGGCCTTCGTGCTGCTCGGCATCGTGCCCCTCGTGGCCGGTGCGTTCGCCTCGATGTCGGTGTTCCGGTAGCCACCTCGTCCCCACAGGTGCCTGCCGCAGCCGCGTTGTCCACCGATCGCGTCGACCCCCTCGCCGACCGTCGGGCGCCGGAGCAGCCTCCTCGCTGTCAACCAAGCAGCCCGGGGTCCCAAGGCCCGGGCCGATCCAAGGAGAAACCCATGAAGAACGCATCCCTCGCCCCCGTCGGTGACCAGACCACCTCCGAGCTCCCGGTGGCGGCCGCGCGGCTCCGCGGCGAGGACGGCGCGACCACCGCCGAGTACGCCACGGTCACCGGGGCCGGCGTCGGCTTCGGTGCGCTGCTGTTCAAGTTCCTCACCAGCGACGCGGGTCAGGAGCTGCTGCAGACCATCTTCCGCGGCATCGGCAGCCTGCTGCCCTTCTAGGTCGCACCCAGACGGCCGGCGGGGTGGGTCGGGCTGCCCACCCCGCTGGTCTCCAGCACCCAGCAACCAGCCCCAGCCGGGCACCCAGCCCAGTAGAGGAGGAGCACCGCATGCACCACCACCGACCCGGCGCCACGGCCCGGCGCAGCGCGCCCGCCGCCGGCGACGAACGGGGCGCCGTCACCGCCGAGGCCGCGATGGCGCTGCCCGTCCTCGTGCTGTTCACCCTGGCCATGGCCTGGCTGGTCTCGCTCGGCGTGACCCAGGTCCGGGCGCTGGACGCCGCCCGCGAGGTCGCCCGTGCCGCGGCCCGGTCCGACTCCGCGGGCGAGGCGGCAGCGCTCGGCCGGCGCGTCGCCCCCGCCGGCAGCCGGGTCAGCGTCGAGGTCGGTGAGGACCTCGTCGTGGCCCGCGTCTCCGCCCCGGTCCGGGGTCCGGGTGGCCTGTTCGGCGCCCTCGGCTCCCACACCGTCGAGGCCGAGGCGGTCGCCGCGGCGGAGCCCGGGTCGTGAGGCGGCCTGCCTCCGGCCGTGACGAGCGCGGCCTCGCGGTGGTGGTCTCCACCGCCCTGCTCGGAGTGCTGGTCACGGTCACCCTCGCCGCCGTCGGGGTCACCTCGGTCGTGCTGGGCCACCGAGCCGCCCAGTCGGCCGCCGACCTCGCCTCCCTCGCCGCCGCCGGCGCCGTCCAGGACGGTGGCGACGCCTGCGGTGCGGCCCGCCGGGTGGCGGTGCGCAACCACGCGCGGGTGGTGCGGTGCCAGGTGGAGGGCTTCGTGGTGACGGTCGAGACCGAGGCCCGGACGGGCCGGTTGCCGGGCGGAGCGCTCGAGCTGCGGGCCCGGGCTCGGGCCGGCCCGGTGGGGCAGCTGCCCTAGCCCGCGCGGCCGGCCGGTCGGGGCTCGGGTGCCCGGGGCGGGTCGGCCGGGGCGCCGGCGAGCAGCACGTCGAGGAGGGCGACCGCGCCGGCCTTGTCGAGCGGGTTGTTCTGGTTGCCGCACTTGGGCGACTGCACGCAGGAGGGGCAGCCCTCGGCGCAGCCGCACGAGGCGATGGCCTCGCGGGTGGCCCGCAGCCAGCGGCCCGCGGCGGCGTACCCCCGCTCCGCGAAACCGGACCCACCCGGGTGTCCGTCGTGGACGAAGACGGTGAGCATGCCGGTGTCGGGGTGCAGCGCGGTGGAGACGCCGCCGATGTCCCAGCGGTCGCAGGTCGCGAACAGCGGGAGCAGGCCGATCGAGGCGTGCTCGGCCGCGTGTGCGGCGCCGGGCAGGTCGCGCTCGTCGACGCCGCACTCCGCGAGCACCGCGGGGGGCAGCGTCCACCAGACCGCGCTCGTCTGCAGGGTGCGCTCGGGCAGGTCGAGCGGCTCCTCGGCGATCACCTCGCCCGAGGGCACCCGGCGCTTGAGGAAGGAGACGACCTGGTGGGTCACCCGCACGTCGCCCAGCGTCAGCCGCGCCCGACCCCACGAGGTCGACTCGCGCTCGCCGAGCACCTCGATGTCGACGACCTCGCGGGCCGAGGTGGAGTGGTCGGGGTCGTCGCGGTGGAGCACGGCCACCGACTCCTCGAGGTCGAGCTCGGAGACCATCCAGGTCTCGCCCTGGTGGAGGTAGACCGCGCCCGGGTGGACCGTGCCGTGGGAGGCGGCGTGGTCGACGGTGCCGAGCACCCGTCCGGTGACGTCCTCGACGAGGCGCACGGCCGGCCCGCCCGTGGAGCGGATGTCGGCCAGGTCGCTGGCCCGGCTGCGGTCGGTCCAGAACCAGCCGTGGGGGCGTCGGCGCAGCAGGCCGCCCGCCGTCAGCGCGTCCACCGCCGTGCGGGCGCCGGGGCCGAAGAGCGGCAGGTCCTCGTGGCGCAGCGGCGACTCGGCCGCCGCCGCGCACAGGTGGGGTCCCAGGACGTAGGGGTTGTCGGGGTCGAAGACACATGCCTCGACGGGGGCGCCCAGCAGCGCCTCGGGGTGGTGAACGAGGTAGGTGTCGAGCGGGTCGTCGCGGGCCACCATCAGCCCGAGCGCGTCGGTGGCGGCCCGGCCGGCGCGGCCGACCTGCTGCCACAGCGCCGCCCGGGTGCCGGGGAAGCCGGCGAGGAGCACGGCGTCGAGCCCGCTCACGTCGATGCCGAGCTCGAGGGCGTTGGTGGCCGCGACCCCGGTCAGCCGGCCGTCGCGCAGCGCGTCCTCGAGGGCCCGGCGCTCCTCGGGCAGGTAGCCGCCGCGGTAGGCCGCGATCTGGTCGACCAACGCGGGGTCGACCTCGGCGAGCTGACGCCGGGCGGAGAGCGCCACCGTCTCCACCCCTCGGCGGGAGCGGACGAAGGCCAGCGTGCGGACCCGGTCGACCACGAGGTCGGTCAGCAGGCCGGCGACCTCGCTGGCCGCCGAGCGCCGCACGGGCGCGCCGTTCTCGCCGACGCCGGGGACGAAGGGCGGCTCCCACAGCGCGATCGCGGTGCGTCCCCGCGGTGACCCGTCGTCGGTGACGGCCGTGACGTCGAGGCCGGTCAGCCGTCGGGCCGATACCTCGGGCTCGGCGACGGTGGCCGAGGCCAGCACGAACGTGGGGTGGGCGCCGTGCAGCGCAGCGACCCGTCGCAGTCGTCGCAGGACCTGCGCGACGTGGGCCCCGAAGACACCGCGGTAGTGGTGGCACTCGTCGACCACGACGTAGCGCAGCGCGCCCCAGAACCGCGACCACCGCTCGTGGCCGGGCAGCATCGAGCGGTGCAGCATGTCGGGGTTGGTCAGGACGTACTCCCCGTGGTCACGGGTCCACTCGCGCAGCTCGGGCGTGGAGTCGCCGTCGTGGGTCGAGGCGCGCAGGTCCGGCAGGCCGAGGCGGCGCACGGCGGCCAGCTGGTCCTGGGCCAGCGCCTTGGTGGGGGAGAGGTAGAGCACCGCGGCGCCGCGCTGGCCCTTGGGGCCGCGCTGCGACTCGACGGCGTGGAGCGCGGGCAGCAGGTAGCCCAGCGACTTGCCCGACGCGGTGCCGGTGGAGAGGACCACGTGGGTGCCGCCGTGGGCCAGGTCGGCGGCCCGGCGCTGGTGGGTCCAGGGCAGTGTCACGCCGCGCCGGACGACGGCGTCGCGCACGTCGGGGTGGAGCCACTCCGGCCAGGGCGCGTGCCGCGCCTCGCGGGCCTCGAGCACCTCGAGGTGGGTCAGGCCGTCCTCGCGTCCGGGCGCGCCACTGAGCCGCCCCACGAGTGCTTCGACGTCCAGGACCTGCACCTGCACAGTCTGTCAGCGGGGTCGGACAGTTGCCCGGCGGTGGCACCGCGCCGCGTGGTTCAATGACTGCCGTCGACCGGTACGCAAGGAGCGAGGACCGCCAGGAACTCGTTCGGAGGTGAGATTCGTGGATCTTTCGCTGCAGACACGCGAGGTGGCTGACCGCACCATCGTCGCCGTCGGTGGTGAGATCGACGTCTACACCGCCCCCAAGCTGCGGGACAAGATCACCGAGCTGGTCGGCGAGGGCCACCACCACCTCGTGATCGACATGGAGGGCGTCGACTTCCTCGACTCCACCGGTCTCGGCGTCCTGGTCGGCGGCCTGAAGAAGGTCCGCGCCCACGACGGCTCGATGGCGCTGATCTGCTCCCAGGACCGGCTGCTCAAGATCTTCCGGATCACCGGCCTGGCCAAGGTCTTCACCATCCACGACTCCGAGGAGCAGGCGCTCAGCGCCTGACCCGGACCGCTCACGCGGCGCCCCTCACCAGCCCCGGACACCCTGTGCTCCGGGGCTGTTGCACGCCCGCCACGCCGACACACCTGGGGGTGTGTCACAGGTCACAGCACTGTGACCCATGACACGTAGACTCCGGCGCGGTCACCTTCTTCCATCCCCCGAGGAGCGACATGGACGGGCAGAACACCGTCGTCGAACTCTCCGGTGGCAACCTCGTGCTGGTCGTCCTGGTCCTCCTGATCGCGCTCGGCGCGCTCGGCATGGCCGTGGTCTTCCGCAAGGAGGTTCTCGCCGCCGGTGAGGGCACCGACAACATGAAGAACATCGCGCACGCCGTGCAGGAGGGCGCCAACGCCTACCTGCAGCGCCAGTTCAGGACCCTGGGCATCTTCGCCGCCGTGGCGTTCGTGTTCCTGCTGGCCCTGCCGGCCGACGACATCGGGGTCCGCATCGGGCGCTCGGTGTTCTTCCTGGTCGGTGCCGGCTTCTCGGCGGCGATCGGCTACCTCGGCATGTCGCTGGCGGTGCAGGCCAACCTGCGTGTGGCCGCCGCGGCCAACACCGTGGGACGCGACCCGGCGATGCGGATCGGCTTCCGCACCGGCGCGTTCGTCGGCATGGCGACCGTGGGCCTCGGCCTGCTCGGTGCCGCCACCGTCGTGCTGGTCTTCCGCGACTCCGCGCCCGAGGTCCTCGAGGGCTTCGGCTTCGGCGCGGCCCTGCTGGCCATGTTCATGCGGGTCGGCGGCGGCATCTTCACCAAGGCCGCCGACGTGGGCGCCGACCTCGTCGGCAAGGTCGAGAACAACATCCCCGAGGACGACCCGCGCAACGCCGCCACCATCGCCGACAACGTCGGCGACAACGTGGGTGACTGCGCCGGCATGGCCGCCGACCTCTTCGAGTCGTACGCCGTGACGCTGGTCGCCGCCCTGATCCTGGGCTCGCAGGCGTTCGGTGACGACGGCCTGGTCTTCCCGCTGGTGATCCCGGCCATCGGGGCGCTCACCGCCGTCCTCGGCGTCTACATCACCAGGCCGCGGGCCGGCGAGAACGGCCTGACGACCATCAACCGCGCCTTCTACATCTCGGCCTCCGTCGGAGCCGTCGCCTCGGTGCTGGCGGCGTTCGTCTACCTGCCGGGCAGCTTCTCGGAGTTCGCCAACGTGGGCGGCGCCGACATGGCGACCGCGTCCGGCGACCCCCGGGTGATCGCCTCGCTGGCCGTGGTCATCGGCATCGTGATGGCCGCGGGCATCCTGGCGCTGACCGGCTACTACACGGGCACGGAGTACGGCCCCGTCAAGGGCGTCGGCGAGTCCTCCCTCACCGGAGCCGCGACCGTCATCCTCTCCGGCCTCTCGGTCGGCTTCGAGTCGGCCGTCTACACCACGCTGGTCATCGGCGCGGCGGTCTTCGGGGCGTTCCTGCTCGGCGGCGCGACCGTCACGGTCTCGCTGTTCGCGGTCGCCCTGGCCGGCTGCGGCCTGCTGACCACCGTCGGCGTCATCGTCGCGATGGACACCTTCGGCCCGGTCTCCGACAACGCGCAGGGCATCGCGGAGATGTCGGGCGACGTCAGCCCGGAGGGGGCGCAGATCCTCACCGAGCTGGACGCGGTCGGCAACACCACCAAGGCGATCACCAAGGGCATCGCGATCGCCACCGCCGTGCTGGCGGCGACCGCGCTGTTCGGGTCCTACTCCACCTCGGTGATCGAGGCCCTGGCCGAGGCGTCGCCGACGCGCGACGAGCTGTCCAGGCTGACCTTCGACGTCTTCAACCCGGGCGTCCTGGTCGGCGTGCTGCTGGGTGCGGCCGTGGTGTTCATGTTCTCCGGCCTGGCCATCAACGCGGTCGCCCGCGCGGCCGGCGCGGTGGTCTACGAGGTGCGTCGCCAGTTCCGCGACATCCCCGGGATCATGGAGGGCACCGGCCGTCCGGAGTACGGCAAGGTCGTCGACATCGTCACCCGCGACTCGCTCCGCGAGCTGGTGGCGCCCGGCGTCCTGGCGGTGCTGTCGCCGATCGCCGTCGGCTTCGGTCTCGGCGTCGGCGCCCTGGCGGGCTTCCTGGCCGGTGCCATCGGCACCGGCACCCTGATGGCGGTGTTCCTGGCCAACTCCGGTGGTGCCTGGGACAACGCCAAGAAGCTGGTCGAGGACGGCCACCACGGCGGCAAGGGATCGGCCTCGCACGAGGCCACGATCATCGGTGACACCGTCGGTGACC harbors:
- a CDS encoding ATPase, T2SS/T4P/T4SS family produces the protein MDPADRIVLVEDAAELRPSHAHVVSLEARPANIEGAGEVTLRTLVRQALRMRPDRLVVGEVRGAEVVDMLAAMNTGHEGGCATLHANSATDVPSRVEALALAAGLSREATHSQLRSAVDVVVHLGRGRDGRRRVREVGVVGEGERGVEVQVGVGFADDGRLLPGPGLDRLTALVEP
- a CDS encoding type II secretion system F family protein, with translation MSGWPAPAAATWSVAVGPAGLLAVGLAAVAAALAFRPRVVLDAPREAPGPVASRLVVAAVGLLAAAAWSWLGPRQLVLVGLGLAVAGATVRSVRRGRRRADADRRRGEVLEVCEAMAADLAAGQPPVRALERAADEWPELAPVAVAARVDADVPGALRAVGLLAGAGELRGVAAAWQVAHETGSGLAPAIAQAASAARGRRRTSRLVAAELAGARATARTLAALPALVALMAIGIGTDPVGFLTGTTGGLVCLTLGLGLSWLGLAWLERIGDRVLR
- a CDS encoding type II secretion system F family protein; protein product: MTPAAAVVVALLVGACVLLAAPPRALALPAPTGTGGRASRASGSGDERALLARLRAPLACLVALGAWALLGGVVGTVAAPVAGAVAWRVLGRAEDPALARRRERLDEELPTGVDLLAACLDAGAAPEAALVTVGRALGGPVEEELLAVHARLELGVDPATVWHDLASHPQLGPLGRTVARAHDSGASVATAVRGLAAELRERAEAEVEARARSIEVSAAAPLGLCLLPAFVLLGIVPLVAGAFASMSVFR
- a CDS encoding DUF4244 domain-containing protein, with the translated sequence MKNASLAPVGDQTTSELPVAAARLRGEDGATTAEYATVTGAGVGFGALLFKFLTSDAGQELLQTIFRGIGSLLPF
- a CDS encoding TadE family type IV pilus minor pilin yields the protein MHHHRPGATARRSAPAAGDERGAVTAEAAMALPVLVLFTLAMAWLVSLGVTQVRALDAAREVARAAARSDSAGEAAALGRRVAPAGSRVSVEVGEDLVVARVSAPVRGPGGLFGALGSHTVEAEAVAAAEPGS
- a CDS encoding Rv3654c family TadE-like protein → MRRPASGRDERGLAVVVSTALLGVLVTVTLAAVGVTSVVLGHRAAQSAADLASLAAAGAVQDGGDACGAARRVAVRNHARVVRCQVEGFVVTVETEARTGRLPGGALELRARARAGPVGQLP
- a CDS encoding DEAD/DEAH box helicase, whose product is MQVLDVEALVGRLSGAPGREDGLTHLEVLEAREARHAPWPEWLHPDVRDAVVRRGVTLPWTHQRRAADLAHGGTHVVLSTGTASGKSLGYLLPALHAVESQRGPKGQRGAAVLYLSPTKALAQDQLAAVRRLGLPDLRASTHDGDSTPELREWTRDHGEYVLTNPDMLHRSMLPGHERWSRFWGALRYVVVDECHHYRGVFGAHVAQVLRRLRRVAALHGAHPTFVLASATVAEPEVSARRLTGLDVTAVTDDGSPRGRTAIALWEPPFVPGVGENGAPVRRSAASEVAGLLTDLVVDRVRTLAFVRSRRGVETVALSARRQLAEVDPALVDQIAAYRGGYLPEERRALEDALRDGRLTGVAATNALELGIDVSGLDAVLLAGFPGTRAALWQQVGRAGRAATDALGLMVARDDPLDTYLVHHPEALLGAPVEACVFDPDNPYVLGPHLCAAAAESPLRHEDLPLFGPGARTAVDALTAGGLLRRRPHGWFWTDRSRASDLADIRSTGGPAVRLVEDVTGRVLGTVDHAASHGTVHPGAVYLHQGETWMVSELDLEESVAVLHRDDPDHSTSAREVVDIEVLGERESTSWGRARLTLGDVRVTHQVVSFLKRRVPSGEVIAEEPLDLPERTLQTSAVWWTLPPAVLAECGVDERDLPGAAHAAEHASIGLLPLFATCDRWDIGGVSTALHPDTGMLTVFVHDGHPGGSGFAERGYAAAGRWLRATREAIASCGCAEGCPSCVQSPKCGNQNNPLDKAGAVALLDVLLAGAPADPPRAPEPRPAGRAG
- a CDS encoding STAS domain-containing protein — its product is MDLSLQTREVADRTIVAVGGEIDVYTAPKLRDKITELVGEGHHHLVIDMEGVDFLDSTGLGVLVGGLKKVRAHDGSMALICSQDRLLKIFRITGLAKVFTIHDSEEQALSA
- a CDS encoding sodium-translocating pyrophosphatase — protein: MDGQNTVVELSGGNLVLVVLVLLIALGALGMAVVFRKEVLAAGEGTDNMKNIAHAVQEGANAYLQRQFRTLGIFAAVAFVFLLALPADDIGVRIGRSVFFLVGAGFSAAIGYLGMSLAVQANLRVAAAANTVGRDPAMRIGFRTGAFVGMATVGLGLLGAATVVLVFRDSAPEVLEGFGFGAALLAMFMRVGGGIFTKAADVGADLVGKVENNIPEDDPRNAATIADNVGDNVGDCAGMAADLFESYAVTLVAALILGSQAFGDDGLVFPLVIPAIGALTAVLGVYITRPRAGENGLTTINRAFYISASVGAVASVLAAFVYLPGSFSEFANVGGADMATASGDPRVIASLAVVIGIVMAAGILALTGYYTGTEYGPVKGVGESSLTGAATVILSGLSVGFESAVYTTLVIGAAVFGAFLLGGATVTVSLFAVALAGCGLLTTVGVIVAMDTFGPVSDNAQGIAEMSGDVSPEGAQILTELDAVGNTTKAITKGIAIATAVLAATALFGSYSTSVIEALAEASPTRDELSRLTFDVFNPGVLVGVLLGAAVVFMFSGLAINAVARAAGAVVYEVRRQFRDIPGIMEGTGRPEYGKVVDIVTRDSLRELVAPGVLAVLSPIAVGFGLGVGALAGFLAGAIGTGTLMAVFLANSGGAWDNAKKLVEDGHHGGKGSASHEATIIGDTVGDPFKDTAGPAINPLIKVMNLVSLLIAGAVVSLSVGEDQNDVLRIAIALVSLALIVFAVVVSKRRGNVMTDDAPAQAHTTT